From a single Planococcus shenhongbingii genomic region:
- a CDS encoding G5 and 3D domain-containing protein, giving the protein MTEQEKNSKPVNIYKGKSLLVAIATVLMFAAVLTFAIYEGTKNTVKMTANGETTEVKTHANTVGAFLEEQQIQVAKDDYLSQSADSAIKEDTALEWDQAEQYKVSVDGKETAAWTTANTVKDILAKANVEVTEHDKVTPALNEEVDEDTAISVEKAYEVTLLDGLEEKKVWSTSTTVADFLKQNKIKLGELDRVENGMDEKVVPNSKVQVVRVEKVTDVVEDSVKFAAETKKDSKLLKGQEKLVQKGQNGVVSKTYEVVKENGKEVKRDLKSKKTVKEPTKQVTAVGTKVVVASVSRGATAKAPEKKAATAPVQQASAAPVQKAAAPKAAPAKKAEPSRKAAAASTKAAAPTSGKEFYVSATAYTASCAGCSGITATGINLMANPGLKVIAVDPNVIPLGSKVYVEGYGYAVAGDTGGAIKGNKIDLFMANHSDAVAFGRQQLKVTVLN; this is encoded by the coding sequence TTGACAGAACAAGAAAAAAATAGCAAGCCAGTTAATATATATAAAGGAAAATCTTTGCTTGTTGCAATTGCTACTGTATTGATGTTTGCTGCTGTTTTGACGTTCGCTATTTACGAAGGAACGAAAAATACGGTGAAGATGACGGCAAACGGTGAAACAACAGAAGTTAAGACGCACGCTAATACAGTAGGAGCGTTTTTAGAAGAACAACAAATACAAGTGGCTAAAGATGATTATTTAAGCCAATCTGCAGATAGCGCTATTAAAGAAGACACTGCACTTGAATGGGATCAGGCAGAGCAATATAAAGTATCGGTTGATGGCAAAGAGACAGCTGCCTGGACTACAGCCAATACAGTAAAAGATATTTTAGCGAAAGCGAATGTTGAAGTTACAGAACATGATAAAGTTACACCCGCATTGAATGAAGAAGTAGATGAGGATACAGCGATTTCTGTTGAAAAAGCATATGAGGTAACTCTGCTAGATGGCTTGGAAGAGAAAAAAGTATGGTCCACTTCGACTACGGTCGCTGACTTTTTAAAACAGAACAAAATTAAGCTAGGCGAACTTGACCGGGTTGAAAACGGAATGGATGAAAAAGTTGTTCCGAATTCCAAAGTCCAAGTGGTTCGTGTAGAAAAGGTCACCGATGTAGTGGAGGATTCTGTGAAATTCGCAGCAGAAACGAAAAAAGATTCTAAGCTTTTAAAAGGGCAGGAAAAACTTGTCCAAAAAGGCCAGAATGGTGTCGTTTCTAAAACTTATGAAGTTGTGAAAGAAAACGGCAAAGAAGTAAAACGCGATCTTAAGAGTAAAAAAACGGTTAAAGAACCGACGAAACAAGTTACAGCAGTTGGAACAAAAGTAGTTGTTGCCAGCGTTTCACGCGGTGCCACTGCTAAAGCTCCCGAGAAAAAAGCTGCGACAGCACCGGTTCAACAAGCTTCAGCTGCGCCAGTTCAAAAAGCGGCCGCACCTAAAGCAGCACCGGCTAAAAAAGCTGAACCTTCAAGAAAAGCAGCGGCTGCTTCAACTAAAGCGGCTGCGCCAACTAGCGGCAAAGAGTTCTATGTATCCGCTACAGCGTATACAGCAAGCTGTGCAGGCTGTTCAGGCATTACCGCTACTGGCATTAACTTAATGGCGAATCCAGGTCTTAAAGTCATCGCGGTAGACCCGAATGTCATTCCGCTTGGCTCTAAAGTTTACGTAGAAGGATATGGTTATGCGGTTGCTGGAGATACAGGCGGAGCGATCAAAGGAAACAAGATTGATTTGTTTATGGCCAATCATTCAGATGCTGTCGCATTTGGACGCCAGCAGCTAAAAGTTACAGTCCTTAACTAA
- the metG gene encoding methionine--tRNA ligase, whose protein sequence is MTANNNTFYLTTPIYYPSGKFHIGTAYTTVASDAMVRYKRLRGFDVRFLTGMDEHGQKIEEKAQEAGKAPQQYVDEMADAAKKVWSTMDITYDDFIRTTEDRHKKGVEKIFKTFLDNGDIYKGQYEGWYCTPCESFYTEGQLVDGNCPDCGRPVHKVKEESYFFNMKKYADRLLDYYENHVEFIEPESRKNEMINNFIKPGLEDLSVSRTSFDWGIPVPGDPKHVIYVWVDALSNYITSLGYGSDDESAFNKYWPADVHVVGKDIVRFHTIYWPIFLMALELPLPKKVFAHGFIMMKDGKMSKSKGNVVYPEMLVERYGLDATRYFLLRELPFGSDGVFSPESFVERTNFDLANDLGNLLNRTISMINKYFDGQVPQVKGQETEFDATLQQVAKHTVEVYEQHMEKMQFSIVLSEVWALISRTNKYIDETQPWVLAKDEDAVGKLASVMAHLAESLRMTAVMLQPFLPNAPKQIIEQLGLSEEFLAWDTLQEFGKIPEGIKVVSKGTPIFPRLEVEPEVAYIREQMRGTDAPAETEELVEEIIEEVPDVPEITIDEFMKVDLRVATVTASEAVPKTSKLLKLQLDLGYEQRQVVSGIAEHYKPEDLVGKKVVVVANLKPVKLRGELSQGMILAGEKNGYLTLAAVDEKLPNGAQIK, encoded by the coding sequence AAGCTGGAAAAGCCCCTCAGCAATATGTGGATGAAATGGCTGACGCTGCTAAAAAGGTATGGTCCACTATGGACATTACTTATGATGATTTTATCCGAACTACTGAAGATCGCCATAAAAAAGGCGTCGAGAAGATTTTTAAAACGTTTTTAGACAATGGCGATATTTACAAAGGACAATATGAAGGCTGGTATTGTACACCGTGCGAGTCTTTCTATACTGAAGGACAGTTAGTGGATGGCAATTGCCCAGATTGCGGCCGGCCAGTCCACAAAGTTAAAGAAGAGTCCTACTTCTTTAATATGAAGAAATATGCGGATCGCCTTCTTGATTATTATGAGAACCATGTCGAATTTATTGAACCTGAATCCCGCAAAAATGAAATGATCAATAACTTTATCAAACCGGGTCTTGAAGATTTATCCGTTTCAAGAACGTCATTTGACTGGGGAATTCCGGTTCCTGGAGATCCCAAACATGTAATCTATGTTTGGGTGGATGCTTTATCGAATTATATTACTTCGCTTGGCTACGGTTCAGATGACGAGTCAGCATTTAATAAATATTGGCCAGCCGATGTCCACGTAGTCGGCAAAGACATTGTCCGCTTCCATACCATTTATTGGCCGATTTTCTTGATGGCTTTGGAGTTGCCATTGCCGAAGAAAGTTTTCGCCCACGGCTTTATCATGATGAAAGACGGCAAAATGTCGAAATCAAAAGGCAATGTGGTTTATCCGGAAATGCTGGTAGAGCGCTACGGACTCGATGCGACCCGTTATTTCTTGCTGCGTGAGCTGCCATTTGGTTCAGATGGCGTCTTCTCGCCTGAATCGTTTGTGGAACGCACAAATTTTGATTTGGCCAACGACTTAGGCAACTTGTTGAACCGTACGATATCGATGATCAATAAATACTTTGACGGACAAGTTCCGCAAGTGAAAGGGCAAGAAACGGAGTTTGATGCGACACTCCAGCAAGTAGCTAAACATACAGTGGAAGTTTATGAGCAGCATATGGAAAAAATGCAATTCAGCATTGTGCTAAGTGAAGTATGGGCATTGATTTCACGCACCAATAAATACATCGATGAAACACAGCCATGGGTATTGGCAAAAGATGAAGACGCTGTTGGCAAACTGGCTTCGGTTATGGCTCATTTAGCTGAAAGCCTGCGGATGACCGCCGTCATGCTTCAGCCATTCTTGCCGAATGCACCAAAGCAGATTATTGAACAACTGGGCTTGTCTGAAGAATTTTTAGCATGGGACACATTGCAGGAATTCGGTAAGATCCCAGAAGGCATTAAAGTGGTATCAAAAGGTACACCGATTTTCCCGCGTCTTGAAGTAGAACCAGAAGTTGCCTATATCCGCGAGCAAATGCGGGGAACTGATGCCCCAGCAGAAACAGAAGAACTGGTGGAAGAGATTATTGAAGAAGTACCCGATGTCCCAGAGATCACAATTGATGAATTTATGAAAGTGGATCTGCGGGTAGCGACGGTAACTGCCAGCGAAGCAGTTCCAAAAACTTCGAAATTGCTGAAACTGCAACTGGATTTAGGTTATGAGCAGCGCCAAGTGGTTTCTGGAATTGCAGAGCATTATAAACCAGAAGATTTAGTCGGCAAAAAAGTAGTGGTCGTGGCCAATTTGAAACCGGTTAAGCTGCGCGGCGAGCTTTCTCAAGGGATGATTTTGGCTGGGGAGAAAAACGGATATTTGACTTTAGCGGCAGTGGACGAGAAATTGCCAAATGGCGCTCAAATTAAATAA
- a CDS encoding TatD family hydrolase, protein MFIDTHVHLNTDQYDEDLNEVIDRALENNVTKMVVIGFDRKTIERAIELAEKHDFIYAVVGWHPVDAIDCTEEDLKWIEELAAHEKVVGIGETGLDYYWDKSPKEVQQEVFRKQIRLAKKVKLPIIIHNRDATSDVLRILKEEEAHEVGGVMHCFGGSVETARESIAMNFMISLGGPVTFKNAKKPKEVAAEIPLDHLMIETDAPYLAPHPYRGKRNEPAYVPLVAAEIARLKGISIEEVARITTRNAEQFFKLTEQESK, encoded by the coding sequence ATGTTCATAGATACCCACGTGCATTTAAATACAGACCAGTATGATGAAGATTTAAATGAAGTAATCGACAGAGCTTTAGAAAACAATGTTACAAAAATGGTTGTCATTGGGTTCGATCGAAAAACGATCGAACGTGCTATCGAGCTTGCCGAGAAACATGATTTTATATATGCCGTAGTTGGATGGCATCCAGTAGATGCCATTGATTGCACAGAAGAAGACTTAAAGTGGATTGAAGAGTTGGCGGCTCATGAAAAAGTGGTGGGAATTGGAGAAACCGGCTTGGACTATTACTGGGACAAATCTCCAAAAGAAGTGCAGCAAGAAGTATTCCGCAAACAAATTCGACTGGCCAAAAAAGTCAAATTGCCGATCATTATCCATAATCGGGATGCGACATCGGATGTGCTGCGCATACTAAAAGAAGAAGAAGCACATGAAGTCGGTGGCGTGATGCATTGCTTCGGCGGCAGTGTAGAAACAGCACGTGAAAGCATTGCCATGAACTTCATGATTTCCCTTGGCGGACCAGTCACTTTTAAAAATGCCAAAAAGCCGAAAGAAGTCGCAGCAGAAATTCCCCTCGATCATTTAATGATTGAAACGGATGCACCGTACCTGGCTCCGCATCCTTATCGCGGAAAACGGAATGAACCAGCCTATGTCCCTCTTGTCGCAGCTGAGATTGCCCGCTTGAAAGGCATCTCCATAGAAGAAGTTGCCCGAATTACGACACGGAACGCAGAACAGTTTTTCAAACTAACAGAGCAAGAGTCAAAATAA